Proteins found in one Triticum aestivum cultivar Chinese Spring chromosome 4D, IWGSC CS RefSeq v2.1, whole genome shotgun sequence genomic segment:
- the LOC123096762 gene encoding NADH-ubiquinone oxidoreductase chain 5-like, with protein MLMLVTGDNFLQLFLGWDGVGLASYLLIHFWFTRLQADKAAIKAMLVNRVGDFGLALGIFGCFTLFQTLDFSTIFACASAPRNELIFCNMRLNAITLICILLFIGAVGKSAQIGLHTWLPDAMEGPTPVSSLIHAATMVTAGVFMIARCSPLFEYSPTALIVITFAGAMTSFLAATT; from the coding sequence atgctaATGTTGGTGACTGGAGATAACTTTCTTCAATTATTCCTGGGATGGGACGGAGTAGGTCTTGCTTCATATTTGTTAATTCATTTCTGGTTTACACGACTTCAGGCGGATAAAGCTGCTATAAAAGCTATGCTTGTCAATCGAGTAGGCGATTTTGGATTAGCTCTTGGGATTTTTGGTTGTTTTACTCTCTTTCAAACATTAGACTTTTCAACCATTTTTGCTTGTGCTAGTGCTCCCAGAAATGAATTGATTTTTTGCAATATGAGATTGAATGCCATAACTCTGATTTGTATTTTACTTTTTATTGGTGCTGTTGGGAAATCTGCACAGATAGGATTGCATACTTGGTTACCCGATGCAATGGAGGGTCCCACTCCAGTATCTTCTTTGATTCATGCAGCTACTATGGTCACTGCTGGCGTTTTCATGATAGCAAGGTGCTCCCCTTTATTTGAATACTCACCTACGGCTTTGATTGTTATTACTTTTGCAGGAGCTATGACGTCATTCCTTGCGGCAACCACTTGA